CATTACCAGACAAGTGGGACACTATAGCCTTTGTTACTAGAAATTATTTTGGGTTTAAAGAGATGAgtctgacccaactccatggtaggcTTCTCACATATGAGAGAAAgctgaaccagaaaaagaagtttcAGGAATCTGGAAAAGTGGCTGATGATTACTCTTTTGGTAACACAACACTTTTGGGTCAGGAAGAGTCATCTGGTGGTAGTAAGGACCAGAGTTATGATCACTATATTGACATAACTGCAGGTGGAGCCTTCAACTCTGAGACTTACTCACCCAGTGATGCTTTCACAGCTAATGGGAAAAAACCAGATCTCTGATAACTTATCCTTTGAACTGAATGACCttcaacattttgatcccacagATCTAGAAGAGATAGATATTTTGCATCAGCTTGCCTTGTtaagtgttagaacaagcaagttttataaaagaactggTAGGAAGTTTCCAGGATTGCATGGGAATTTAAAGGTGgagttggataagtcaaaaatcaagtgctataagtgtaatAGGCTTGGTCACTTttctagggaatgtaggagtcaaaatAGTGGACTAATCATCACTCACCCTAGTCCAAGGCCTCAAAACACTCAAAGCACTATGCACTattcccaatatacccctgctCCTCATATGCAAAACACTGCCCATTTTGCACATCCTGCAAACACTATTCCTGTCCAgtatgtccaaaccactgttccacagatTCAGCATGTTCAAGCCCATGCACCTCAGGTTCAAGTGCAAACTGCACCACAACAAGCTGCACAAACATCTGCTCCAGCAGAGGCCagtcaacaaagtttctttacatAGGCTTTGTTGATTAGAGTAGCATGCCTGAGGACTTAactgatgaaaattttgctctaatTGCTAATCCTGATGTTTCACATGATGATCTTTGTTTCATGGCATTAGAGACAATACAAGAAGGGCAAGAATCTGAGGAAGTGGAGTCTAGATCTGAAGTGGCGGAAGAAATTGTTGAAACAGTGGTTACAACAGATATTGTTGGTGAACAGATGTTAGAAGAGAAAGATGTTGAACCTCTGATGGAACCTCTTGCTAATCCATGGGATGCTAGTGTATGTGATGGTGAATGTGACTGTGCCAtaatggctgctgccaaggtatcacctcaggtCTTGAAAGATCTATGTTCAGATAaatgcattattgcttttgctaacctaaaagaggtgaatgaaaacttTAGGAACAAGATCTTAAACGATGAAGTACAATTTGAAAAGACTTTTAAAGAGTGAAAAACAAATTGTTTGAAAACGAAAATGAGATCAGCAGTTTAAAACATGAAAACAGCATAACCAAAgaccaactccaaactatggtagaaaaataccagaGTTGCAAAAAGGAGCTTGAATCcaaccaaatcacttgtgaaaaaatGGGTGGAGTCTTGTAAAGGTTATGAGCTGATGTTGGAAAAGCAGATCAAGAGCAATGTGAAGTTTGGCATTGGATTTAGAAAACATGACCAAACTTCTGAAAACACTACTGAAATTGAATCTGGCTTGGTTGAAGTAATTCCAACAAACTTGGCTAGTCAAGAGATCAAAGTCACTGATAAGAAGGGAAATAAAATTGTTTTATAAAGACCAGTGGGGTCATCAACCTTTGAAGAGATAGAAAAATATCAATTCAAACCCACCTAGTCTGATGAATGTGACATACTTGAAAACTTTAAGCCAATGGATTTTTCCACAATTGAGGGTGTCAAAGCACCCAaggctaaagtcattcctctaaAAGACATCCCAACAGAGGTTAAAAACTCTGTTGAAAacaggaagaaaagagaaaatgttaaaaacctgttttgtgacttttgtgaaaagaagaatcatgctacaaaagactgttttcttctaaaagcttatgatataaacaaaacaagtgtcactgAGCCTGCACCTAAGTGCataatttgtggaaaaaccaatCATATTACTCAAGAGTGTGTGTATCTCAAAACTTTTAAGGTTAAAAGAAAAGAGTATGCATCTAAAACACTAGAGAGTCCACAAAAACCTACCCCCAAAAACAAACAGACCTTTGTGCCTGTTCAAACATCTGTTACAACATAATTGAACAAAACCTCTATTCCAAGAGAGGTACAAGTAATAGATGCACCACCAGCAAACCAATTCACAAGAGGATATGGTCAACCATCTTACCAAAAGGTCCCTCATGCTTACGAAGCCTACAAAAGGCCTGCTAAGCCAAAaatgaataggcatccttttggttatcaacatcTGACTGGAGATGGTCTACAATAGTGGTTACAGAAAAATGCTCAAAATCTGTTCAAACCCCTGACTTGACCACTGTTCATGCTCCTAGACTTGAGGCTGACCTATCTGTGACACCATCCAAAGCCATCTTGGCTTTGGAGACCCACCTGAACTAACTTtttacttgatgtgcagggagcttctgcatgcttagatagtttaTGGTATGTAGACAGTgaaggctccaggcacatgacaagATGTAGAgacctactcaaagatttcaaaaaacatggagggggtgatatatcctttggtaacaATTCAAAAGGGAAGGTGTTGGGGTCAGGGACAGTGCAGACTGGGAAACtcaagtttgaaaatgtcaatcttaaaTTTAACCTCCTTAGTgtttcacaaatgagtgacaagggCTATGGGTCATTTTTCACTAAGGATAATTGTAAGATTGTTGGGccagaaatggttaaaaagattgaagaaatcaTAGCTAGGGGTAAAACACAgcttgttgctcaaaggagtggcaatgtgtATGTGGTTGATATGTTGAAAGATAACCCAATGGCTGATgcttgtctgttctcagctgcctctaacaaagagacataATTATGACACATGAGACTTGGGCACACATATCTGAAAACTATCACCACACTCTCAAAACAAGGCCTTATAAGAGGTCTTCCACAAAAGCTTTTTACTTGTTCTGAGCATTGTGCTTCCTGTCTGAAaggtaaacaacataaaagctcttacaagtccattgaagagtacAAAACAACCAAGTGCTTATAAatgttgcacatggatttgtttggcccagtaaaatcatgattttgaaaaagaaaagataccGTTTGGGCATTGTTGATGATTTTTCTAggttacatggacttactttttacactctaaagatgagactgcaggtattttgcaagactttgttaaacaggttgaaaagcaatttgacttgCCAGTAAAAATCTTTAGAAGTGATAATAGAACAGAgtttaaaaacaaagagttgGATGAGTTCTGTGTGGctaaagggattgtaaggcagtacagcatcccaaGAACACCAGAACAGATTGGGGTGATTGAAAGGaaaaacagaactttgattgaagCTGCCAGAGCAATGCTTGCAGACTCAGGTTTACccttaactttttgggcagaggctaTAAACATTGCTTGTTATGTGCAGAAAaaagttttaatcaaccccaggcatcaaaagactgcctatgaaactTTGTTCaagatcaaaccactgatctcctATTTCAAAATCTTTGGCTGCCGTGTTTTATCCTAAACTTAAAAGgtttaatttcaaaatttgcaggcAAAGtggattgtggttatcatctgggatactcaaccactgccaaggcctataaagtgtttaacacaaggactaggtgtgtggaagagactttgaatgtaaagttcaatgaactttcatcattGAAAATCCTAGCAAACACTGCTAAACTGTTTGACCTTGATAAATTTACATTTGAAGATGTGTCTGTCAAGACTAACCCTGTAGGTAcaccacaatatttctcacaagATAATGGATGTGATATTGTGATTCCACAATACAAAGTGACTACTACCATCAGAGAAGCAgatgttacaaaaaaaaaaacagttgtCAAAACTTTGCCACTGCTAAATCAACTGTTGTTGATCAAACCTCTACCATTTCATCATCTCAAACCTCTGTTGGTAAAAATCCATCAACAGTGGATAAAAATCAACATTGTGCCACACCCATTCCTCCCATTCCTCCACTTCCATTCCAAACAGATGTTGGTTCTTCAAAATTGCCAACagatgttagctcagatgattcatatctgcagccttcacctctcaatgccattgttccatacaagttattggcaacatcaatgaaggggttctCATAAGAAGTCAATCcctaaacatttgtctttttgcaggCTTTCTATCTCTCATCcaaccagtcaagtaccaagaggcactgaaagacaatagttaggtagaagctatgcaagaggagctctaacagtttaaaagacaacaagtatggtaACTTATACCACTGCTTGAGGATGTAAGTCcaattggcacaaagtgggtcttcaagaacaaaactgatgaaaggggcattgttgtcaaaaACAAAgtcaggcttgtggttcaaggctatAGACAAGAAGagctatgatgaaacatttgctcctgtagcaagacttgaagccatCAGACTATTCttagcctttgctgtcaaccacaacatcaaggtgtatcaaatggatataaaGTGTGCTTTCCTATATGAAAAAATACaggaagaggtatatgtttgccAACCTCCTGGTTTTACAGATCctttttatcctgatcatgtctacaagcttaATAAAGCTCTCTATgacttgaaacaagcaccaagggcctggtatgaaactctttccactttCTTATTTCCATAGGCTTTACAAGAGGTAAAattgataaaacattgtttttaaaatggaaaggaaaagatttgatgattgtccaaatttatgttgatgacatcattTTGGAAGCACATGAACCTTCATGTGTTAAGAGATTAGGAGACTCATGACAAcagagtttgaaatgagtgccaTGGGTGAACTCAATGCTTTCCTGGTCTCCAAGTtaagcaattgcaaaatggaactttcattcatcaaagcaaatatgtaaaagaacttttaaacaaatttgaCGTGAATGATTgcaaaccatgtagtacacccatggcaACCACAAATCTTGTCACTGCTGATGAAAAAGATGACTTGGTTGATCAAACACtgtatagaagcatgattgggtctttattgtacctaactgcctCAAAGctagacatcatgtttgcaacatgtgtctgtgccaGATCCCAGTCAGAACCTAGGAAGTCTAATCTCATTGCTGTGAAAAGAatattcagatacataaaaggtgctcccacacttggtatccgGTATCCTGCTattgggaatatcaagctttcaggtttctcagacagtgactttgctggatgcaaCACCACAAGGAAGTCTACATCAGGAGGGTGTCAATTCCTAGGCatttgcttagtgtcttggcaaagaaAAAAACAAGcagttgtttccacatccactgctgaagctgaatatattgctgctgcaAGCTATACAACCCAACTGTTGTGGCTTCAAAaccagttactggattttggtataacTATTCTAAAGACTCCTCTCATGTTGGATAGTCAAGCAgctgaaaatatcatcaaaaatccagtatcccattcaaccaccaagcacgttgacatcagacatcactttgtgagggattgctatgaaaaaggtttgatttctctgcatcatgttccaactcaggatcagctggcagatgtgctaacaaaagcattagacacatctacctttgaaagcttgatctcaaGATTTGGCATGCTTAACTTGGATTAGAAGGCAAAAACTTCTTTTCCTTGAATaaaaagcattaaaatattttcataaaatcaaaaattcatccttaaaatagtttaaaatgaaaaattttcataaatccttaaaagtctgtccaTGTCCACTGATTGTTTTAAACCTCTGATTGGTTGAAAATTCACCCACTGCTGAAAGACAACCTCTGTTTCATTTCCTTTATTGACCACTGTTGACCAAACAACTGTTGGTATCAACCTCTAATGTCTTTCCACTAATAGACTAAAATCAGTCATTGTTTTTATATTCACTGTTCCCAACCACTGTTGTTgcccaacagtggtttccaaacaactgtcatccacCTTCCATCAGAGTTTGTCACGTGGGTAGATGTTAACCGTACGATCCTTGAAACCGCTGCAACGTCAGCATTCATTTTTCCCTTTTATAAAACCCTGTTTTATCCCCAAACAGAGCTACTCGCCGTATCGAATTCAAAAATTCTCCAAAGAGGTTACCATCTTCTTCTTCAACCTTTCACAATCTCTAAAACTCTGATCATGGCTCTGATAATCAAACACCCTCATAACTACCTCCCTACTTTTGAGAAAACTAACAAAAACACCAACTTCCACTCAATAATTGACATCCTGTCATCATCCAAATATAAAACACTTCTTACTACCGATACACCAATTTACCAAGATACTCTCCGAGATTTTTGGGCAAATGCTAACATTGAAGAACAAGGCAATGAGCCATTTGGTATAACTTCGAAAGTCGGAGGTGAATTGGTTGCAATAACCCCGACTACCATTTCCACTACATTTGGGATAAACGACGTGCCAGGTAAGACATCTTTCCCGAAAAATGAGTTTCAAACAGAGTTGATTGAAAGGGGTTATGATGGACAGTTGAATAAGGCTACTATGTTTAAGCCAAATTTTCCACCACCAATGAAATTCCTGTTCCATACCCTCTTAACATGTCTCTCTAATAAAACCACtacttttaatgaaatacctctGAAAATTCAGTacttggggtatgcaattttaacaAACActgattttaactactcccaaGCACTGTTTTCTGACTTGGTTACAAATTTGAAAAACATTAAAAATGGGAAAACTGCTGCTTTTCTCATGTTTCCAAGACTATTACGCTACTACCTGCAAAAACATATTTCTTAAAAGGCTTTTGTGTAAGGTACAACTTTTAAAATGAATAGTCTAACATCAGAAACTCTTACTCGCCTTATGGCCAAAGAGTCAAATGTTTCCAAAACAAAAGCAAAGAGGAATGAGCAAATTTTAGATGAGTCCACATCTGCTCCTCAAACCTttgttgctgagcccactgctcttggtgatcacaacactacaaccactgctgcgaaacccccaccaacaaaatccaaaaagaccaaaacaaaatccaaaaagcccaccaaacccaataAAACgggtcctctggaagatgagatcccagaggttaaccAGGTGACCACACCaatgtcactagaaaccactgctgctacttcctcacagcatgTGGAAAGATCTCCACCTAAAGACTTAACTCCTCATGtttcctcacaaaaggaacatgttgtaAGCATAGGGACACCACAAAATGATGCATATGTTTCACTTGAAACTATGTTTAAAAGCCCTTCTCCCGGGGCAATGTCTCTTTCCACCCCACTCCCTTCATCTCCAATTCCACCTACCATCATACCATTGTTTGAAGCTATTGACATTCAGACACAAAACAGTCTCTCTCACCAACACATTAATGAGAgtatgcctcaacaaatgactgtgTCTGACCCTGTCCAATCAGCTATCCCCCAAAcagttgaggaggctacaccACTTGAGTTTTACGAAACTCTTgttagtagttcaagtggagcatcTACTACAAACGTTGAATCCACTaatttacatttggacagtagtttcatctctaagactcccttgaaggcaaccactaTTGTGCCTACTACGGTAACCACTGATCCAgtgggaagtccccagaaccaagaaaaAAAGGCATTTGCTTCTGATGATTTAGAGTCTACTCCTATCACCAAGGCAAatacaaccacctctggtgggaattcaGGTGATCCTATTAAGTTAGGTGATGAATTAAGATACAGAGAATTGACGAATAGAATGTCTACCATTGAAAACACTGTTGGAGAAATGAAAGACCTTAtgaaacaagtgttggaggcATCTAAAAGTCAGCCTAGTCACCAGCAAATCACCCAAGagttatggaattcagtgcaacCAGTACTTGCAGCTCAAAGGGAATTAGCTGAACTCCAACAAAACTCACACATGGAACTGATCAGAATTATGGTGGAGGCTAGGTACAAGGATACTCAGGCAAACATAAGGGGTATCAAAGAATCACTTGCTAAACTTACTGGCTCCCCCCCCCCTGTACCAATCTTTGAAAAAGATGATGCCAAAAGGGGGAGAAAGACTTAATGAGAAAGCTGGATGTTGATCCTAAAGCAAAACCAAAAGGTCAACAAAACCAAAAGCCAGGGTCTACCAAAGATACTTCTGCAAAATCTTCTGAAAAATCAGATGTTggaaagaaaaagggaattgatgagaCCCTCAATGTCCAGATTGATGAGGAGATTTTAGCAAAGCAGAAAAGAAAAGACACAGTAGATAGCAAGGCCTATAACTGGAAGAAAGAACAGGaggaaaaaatgaaaaaagaaaacATTGATACTTCTCAAAGAAGAAAGTCTTTTAGAAATAATAGACCACCAATAGCCACATTTCCCAAAACATCTACTACTCCTAAAAAGCCCGCATCTTCTGCTGCAACCAAACCCAAACCTTCACCTCAAAAACCACCACAAAAGAAGCATAAAATAGcttcaccaccaccatcttccacAAAACCAACAGATGTTTATGCAACAAAAGCATCAACATATATTAGGCCAACAGTTGTTGAGACACCAGtggtttcaacagctgttagccAAACCACTGCTTCCATTCATTTTGACACACCAACACAATTACCACCAACACCCCAAAAATTACCTTCACAATCGTCTTTCTCACCTAAACCACCTTCTCCATCAAAAACTCCTCCACATCCCAAATTTGCCTATGCATACAAAAGGAAATTTGTTGTGTTAGATGATGATAAGGAGATTCTATCACCAATCCCCTTATCATCTGCTCCCGCTCAAATCATTCCACCCTCATCATCTTCACTTACAAGTCCACTTCATCATCCACCCATTGGTTACATGCCATCTGCCATCCCATTGGCAACTTAATATCCTCTGGAACTGCTTGCAGTTCAAACTGAAATGGAATCATTTTATAAGATAGAGGATCCATCTAAAAGAACCTTCTCATCTCTATTAGGCTTCAGAACACCTCAAAATCTGGATGAATACTTAAAGTTGAAAGCTAAGCAAGCAGAGGTTATAGCCAAAGAAGAGAGTAAAGGGTTAGGGGACAGGAGATACCAAGGTCTGCTACAACATGGGCTTAGCAAAGTCAGAAAACTTGAAGACTTTGCTAAAGACCTCAATAAATCCATGTCTGAGCTGCCACTGGACACTGAGCATCAAGAGGAAGTAAGAGTTGATTATTTAGGCCACATAATGAAGCACAAGCCCTACAAAGCAACTAAGGCTCAATTCAAAGTCTGGTCTATAGAGGCTCCCAGAGAAGAAATTGACAGAATTACAATGATGAACAATGATCTTCTGATCAAGAAAACTGCACCAAATTGGAAGAAATCCAAGcaaattgatcaagatgatgcaTTAAGGTTCAAaagaatgagagcagagcttgttgctgctgattatgggtctGCAAGATCAATAGCCAGATGGTCAAAACAAAATGTTGAAAAGACCTATAGAAAACTGGAAGAGCTTAGAAAGAAAGATCCATCTATTCCTCAGAAGCCAGTTTATCCTGAAACCACTGCTGACAGACCCCAACAGACCCAAGCCTCCAAAAAGCTTACCTTATCATATGCTTTACCCATAAATGCCTTGAATCATCTAAAAAGGCAAAAGCAGACAGATAAGGAGGATGAGCAGAGGTTTGAAGAATACAGAAAAGAGGGGATCAGATGTCAGCTTAGATTTCAAATGTTAGATGCTACTGACCTACTCACTACTCAACTAGCTGAAACAATCAAACAGTTGGCCATTAGATCTCAGTCCCCAAACTCATCACAAATAACTCTTATCCCTAGAAAGCCATCTGatccaaaaatactaaagtggaagtcagCCTCAGACACCTACGTATTGACTTTGCTAGATCAGATGGTAAAGTTGAAAAGATATCAAGGAAGGATGCATATGTTCTGAATGCAGATGAACTTCAGGATCTAATGAACCTTCAACTGATTAGGGATGAAGAAGACACAAATTCCTTGGATTTTGAactttgtaggatcgttttctgacccaaacgagtcgttcagaagagtttttgctcaatatgaaaggcggaaacagacgtatcaagGTAattcagcttgcaattcactttaaactgtcttttgattgatataataACATTTTACaacgagtagacacttcggcagcagttcggtactgaaaccggaaagttacaaatgacaaggcacaacacatatatatagggctGGCTATTTCGTATGAAATAGCTCATACGAAATCAACTTCACACAAAATCACCatttgatttcgtgcgaaa
This is a stretch of genomic DNA from Helianthus annuus cultivar XRQ/B chromosome 16, HanXRQr2.0-SUNRISE, whole genome shotgun sequence. It encodes these proteins:
- the LOC110902261 gene encoding proteoglycan 4-like, translated to MRKLDVDPKAKPKGQQNQKPGSTKDTSAKSSEKSDVGKKKGIDETLNVQIDEEILAKQKRKDTVDSKAYNWKKEQEEKMKKENIDTSQRRKSFRNNRPPIATFPKTSTTPKKPASSAATKPKPSPQKPPQKKHKIASPPPSSTKPTDVYATKASTYIRPTVVETPVVSTAVSQTTASIHFDTPTQLPPTPQKLPSQSSFSPKPPSPSKTPPHPKFAYAYKRKFVVLDDDKEILSPIPLSSAPAQIIPPSSSSLTSPLHHPPIGYMPSAIPLAT